The Stomoxys calcitrans chromosome 3, idStoCalc2.1, whole genome shotgun sequence genome includes a region encoding these proteins:
- the LOC131996378 gene encoding uncharacterized protein LOC131996378, whose amino-acid sequence MDDQDARTINQQIENIYSNLNNVTYTLSHEHSINFKMIERFNNITSHINNEQHTIERYMLSTTNKIKQEEDILLQTQYLNQINYNIDLLTHHLTNIAEAVVLSKLNIISRFLLSPEELENIEVKLKQKNIEVRSIENIYEMLGMQAYYNETNIIFNILVPNVSEEDYFLYHIIPLPINITKLIITEPYILFNENSTHHHKTLCPSIEGTYYCGIPIRQEETKYSLCIGNLINNKEANCPISDVGKRESITQVEQNLILFIHSPETLINSTCSIKTLTVKDTALVRFQNCDVSINGITYHDDTDAYWDQLHIPPLPNSNISVNSTIEILSLQKLEDFNFLTNNRISNLEITTTTVHSVTTTTTLPITPTTTSSLWPSLYLKGGGVTTPTLLSPPKPVTTPTLLSPPKPPRTLTY is encoded by the exons ATGGATGACCAAGACGCTAGAACAATAAATCAACAGATAGAAAACATTTACTCAAACCTAAACAACGTTACATATACACTTTCACACGAACATTCAATCAACTTTAAAATGATTGAAAGATTCAATAACATAACATCCCACATAAATAACGAACAGCACACAATAGAAAGATACATGTTGAGCacaactaataaaataaaacaggaaGAGGACATACTATTACAAACACAATACCTCAACCAGATAAACTACAACATCGACCTTCTAACACACCACTTAACAAACATAGCTGAGGCAGTAGTTCTGTCAAAACTAAATATAATTTCAAGATTCCTCCTCAGCCCGGAAGAACTCGAAAACATAGaagtcaaattaaaacaaaaaaatattgaagtcagatctatcgaaaatatttatgaaatgctAGGCATGCAAGCCTACTACAATGaaacaaatatcatttttaaTATTCTTGTACCGAATGTCTCTGAAGAAGACTATTTTCTATACCACATAATTCCTTTACCAATAAACATAACTAAGTTAATAATAACAGAACCATATATATTGTTTAATGAAAATTCCACACACCATCACAAAACACTTTGCCCATCGATCGAAGGAACATATTATTGCGGTATACCGATCCGACAGGAAGAAACCaaatactcgttatgtattggaAACTTAATAAACAATAAAGAAGCAAATTGCCCAATTAGTGACGTTGGAAAAAGGGAATCGATCACACAAGTGGAACAAAacctaatactttttatacactcACCAGAGACACTAATAAATTCTACTTGCAGTATCAAAACTCTCACAGTAAAAGACACAGCCCTTGTGCGTTTCCAGAACTGTGACGTCTCAATAAATGGTATAACATACCACGATGATACCGATGCATATTGGGATCAACTCCACATACCCCCGTTACCAAACAGCAACATTTCCGTAAACTCCACAATCGAAATACTTAGTCTTCAAAAACTCGAGGATTTCAACTTTCTAACCAACAACAGAATTAGCAACCTGGAAATAACCACTACAACAGTTCACTcagtcacaacaacaacaacatta CCTATCACTCCGACCACAACATCTTCATTGTGGCCGTCGCTCTATCTTAAGGGGGGAGgagttacgacacccaccttattgtctccaccaaaaccagttacgacacccaccttattatctccaccaaaaccaccgAGAACGTTAACctattga